The following nucleotide sequence is from Synchiropus splendidus isolate RoL2022-P1 chromosome 1, RoL_Sspl_1.0, whole genome shotgun sequence.
CTTGTCACCACTGCAGATCCaagactgctgttgtgaaatgtcaggattgtttgcctagaccacttcactgtgcagcctgtgatgtttccatccacacttccatggttttccataatagatcatccatgatagagggattctacaggccactgccaccaaccactcgcatcagggaagagaagggaggaaaattctccttccatggaagaggtctgtactgagataatgtatgccaccaatattgtgtatatatatatatatatatatatatatatatatacacacacacaacctctttttaaattatgtttgtctcctatcttcccagagtgcattttgccagtaatgcatccatgctgcgactgctgctctgggcaaacaaccttttctgcaggaaagcaagtaattctgattggaatgaatggtgagttccttgtgtatgaattatattttctattttctgttctaaaatgttgttatgtacatattttaggtcgatacaatgtgtccctcccaactgtcagctgctcctgtgggaaagctttggatgtcggtattagtgagctgattgaaagtggctactggccagctacagtccattttgagacgctgtacacagtggatttgttgGCCACATACGAAGATCTCAagattactgcaccaggaatgtcaggacaagctttcgttggtatgcttgagcagcgcacaaaactctttggtcgggttagtacatcattggactaattgcctgcagaattgaaagagttttagacgtatttatatgcttgattttccttttacagTGTGGGAAAATATGTGGCGACACCATGcaaaaatcattcctggaatggtcgtacgcaaaatttgaagttgagaggctgtctgaagtcgatgagtttcggtgcccagcctgcacaccctcaatgttagctgtctcagtggatgggaaccgcaagctttatcgctttaagagccattcagggtatgtataagttgtttctacggcatgcaatacatggaaccttgataaaggtcacccctgctttatgtcttttagaCCAAACGGCTTTTTCGAAGGTGTCTTTTTGGCCAATGACACAGAGGTGACCTCTTTCGTCAACCACATCAGGGCATCAACAGGACatgtaaagtttatttcaatttcactgcacgctttgctctgtctacatctgtttttcttcatcttgaacagaatcctgggaaaggcaggtgtggtggaagcgaatgggtggctgcacgagagtcctgaggagctcaagaaattggctggagagttgtctattcaggaagacactgttcagcaaggggtgtctgatgttcaacagtggactgcaggtgaatacctcagtgttttatgcacaattctgacgtaaaatacatttaaattcttttttctATATTCCCTCAGAAGGagcatgcagtcaaaatgaacttgaaaaaaccattgaaggactgtatctcagcatgaagcagcggaaatatcagctgtgtcgtcaggctggtaagaacagaacgaaagaaaacaagtttttgataataatgtgtggctgagcacatattcggtattttctgtttaatattctcgatggcaacaagagaagatttcagtggaaaagaggTCCTTAGAAGATGCcg
It contains:
- the LOC128758433 gene encoding uncharacterized protein LOC128758433, producing MVHQMLQSEKPIEGTCHHCRSKTAVVKCQDCLPRPLHCAACDVSIHTSMVFHNRSSMIEGFYRPLPPTTRIREEKGGKFSFHGRECILPVMHPCCDCCSGQTTFSAGKQVILIGMNGRYNVSLPTVSCSCGKALDVGISELIESGYWPATVHFETLYTVDLLATYEDLKITAPGMSGQAFVGMLEQRTKLFGRCGKICGDTMQKSFLEWSYAKFEVERLSEVDEFRCPACTPSMLAVSVDGNRKLYRFKSHSGPNGFFEGVFLANDTEVTSFVNHIRASTGHNPGKGRCGGSEWVAARES